TCCGCGGCCGTCAGACGCGTCCGCAGACGCCGTAGTTCGGCCTCTGAGGCCGACGCAGCCGCCGCCGCCGCGGACCGCTCGGCCTCCAGCGCCGCCTCCGCGCTCCGCGCGGCCGCCTGCGCCCGCCGCATGTCGGCCTCCAGCTGCCGCACCTTGCGGCGCAGCTGGTCGCCCTCGCGCCGGGCCTCCTCCTGCGCGACGCGCAGGCCGTCGGCCGACGTCCGCGCCGTCTCCCGCAGCTCCGCGAGCTCCGCGCCGAGCCGGGCGACCTCGTTCTCGGCGGCCTCGCCGGCGGCCACCCGGGCCCCCTGCGACACCGCCTCCAGGGCGTCCTTGACGATCCCGGTCCAGCCGTGCGGACGCAGCACATAAGCGACCGCCGCGACCTCGTGCGGGTCAGCGGCGGCCGGTACCACCCCGGCGAACAGGGAGTCGGACAGGTCCGGGGATGCTTCACGCACCCGCTCGGCCACCCGGGCGCGGAACGCCCCGTCGCCCTCCAGGGCGGCCGCCATCGGGATGGCCGCGGCTTTGGCCCGTTTGGCCGGGGCGAACTTGGCGAACGGGCGCAGCGGGGCCGGGATCTCCGCGGCCGGCATCCGGCCCAGCGCCTCGGAGGCGATCTCCACGACGCGCTGACGCACCGAGTCGGGCAGCGTGATGGTGAGACGTTCACCCTCCGGTGAGCTCACGTCGCTCGCCCCACTCCCTCGCCTCGCCGGAGACTCCTCCGGACATCGTTCCTGATCCGCCGACTTTATCGGCCGTGCTTGTGCCCGTACCAAGCACTCACTCAAAGGTAGGCCCTCCGCGCCGCGTTTCGGATCTCCCGCGCGCACGGCGATGGGCCATGATGCAACAGTGGTGATCCCCATTCACGACAGGAACCCCGTGTCCCGGGCGTCCGTCGTCACCTACGGTCTGATCATCGCGAACGTGGTGGTGTTCCTGTCCGGCCCCATCGCGTTCGCCGGCCTGGACCCGGACGCGGCGCGCAAGGCCAGGGAGAACGCGTACCTCTACCACTACGGCGCGATCCCGGCCCAGCTGCTGAACGGACACGGCAACCCGGTCCTGCCGGTGTTCACCGCCATGTTCGTGCACGCCGGCTGGATCCACCTGCTGGGGAACATGCTGTTCCTCTACGTCTTCGGCAACAACGTCGAGGACGTCCTGGGGCGCGTGCACTTCCTGGCCTTCTACATCGTCGGCGGCGCGGTCAGCACCTACGCCTTCGCCTGGGCCAACCCGACGGCCACCGGGCCGCTCGTGGGGGCGTCCGGAGCGATCGCGGCGGTGCTGGGTGCGTACATCTACCTGTTCCCCCAGGCCAAGGTCACGCTGTTGGTGCCCTTCCTGTTCTTCCTGCCGATGCGGGTCCCGGCCTGGCTGGTGCTGGGCCTGTGGTTCGTGATGCAGCTGCCGGAGTTCCAGCAGACGATCGGGGTGGCGGGTTCCACGGACGTCGCCTACTTCGCGCACGTGTCGGGGTTCGTGCTGGGGCTGCTCTACGTGGCGCTCGTCATCGGCCGCGGACCCAGCGGCCCGGCCCGCCTGCCGTCCGCCGACGCCCCGCCCGCGCCGCCGCCGTTGACCACCCCGGACTACCGCTCCGCCGATCCGGAGGATCCGTACGGCCAATACCATCGCTAGACGGCTGGTTCCTGGAGGTTCCGGCAAGCAGAACCGCCAGCCGACAAGCAGACTTGCGAAACGGTTCAGCAGCAAGCAAGGGCGTCACGGACGACCTCCCTCAGCCTGGTTGGCTGTGGGTGGTCGGCCGGGGCGGCCAGGCGCCGCTGATCAGCCGTTTCGCGCCGGTACCTCCAGGAACCAGCCGTCTAGACAGTCCCGCGAGAAGGAGCCGCTGTGATCACTGCCATCGTCCTCATCAAGACCGACGTCGACGCCATCCCGGAGGTCGCCGAGAAGATCTCCCAGCTGCCCGGCGTCAGCGAGGTCTACTCGGTCACCGGGGAGTACGACCTGATCGCCATGGTCCGGGTCCGCGAGCACGAGCAGCTCGCCGACGTGATCCCCGGCGGCGTGAACAAGGTGGCCGGGGTCAGCCACACGGTCACGCACGTGTCGTTCCGGACCTACAGCGCGCTGGACCTCGAGGCGGCGTTCTCGCTCGGGCTCGACTGAGGGCCCGCGGGCGCCCCTTGGGCGACCCTTAAGGGAAACTCCCTACCAACGGTCTGCGAACTCCAGGCAAACGCCGAGCCCCGCCTCCCGAATCGGGAGGCGGGGCTTGTGACGCCACGTCATTGTGTGAGTGCTGATCGTCGATCTACCCAGTGTGGATCAGCACAGCGTGCTCCGGACACCGTCCGGTCCAACCGGGCCGTCAGGCGTCGGGGTCCTCGTCGATGAGGAAGCCGCGCATCGGCGAGGGCTGGGACGGGACCGGGGGCTGGCCCAGGCCGTTGCCCGACCCCATGAACGGCGGCTGCTGCCCGCCGCCCATCGGCGGGGCCGGCATCTGCGGCCGGATCGGGGCCATGGTCTGGGTCAGGGCCGCGGCGCTGGAGCCGTTGTTGCCGGCGCTCTGGTAGGAGCCGGTGTTGCCGGCCTGGAACGAGCCGGTGGAGCCCATCCCGCCGCCGTTCATCCCGGCGCCGACCGGCGCGGGGGCCGAGGGCATGCCCGGGGGCAGCGAGGCCTGCATCGGCATCGGCGGGGCCGAGGGGGCCGGCGGCGGCGCGGACAGGCCGGCGGCGCTCAGCTGCGAGCGCGAGCCCATCGAGGAGGCCATGTCGTCGCCGCCGGAGGCCTCCAGCTGGCGCATCTGGCCGTCCAGGTAGGACTTCAGCCGCTGGCGGTACTCGCGCTCGAAGGCGCGCAGGTCGTCGACCTTGCGCTCCAGGGCGGCGCGGGCGGTCTCCAGCGAGCCCATCGCCACGCG
The Catenulispora sp. GP43 genome window above contains:
- a CDS encoding NYN domain-containing protein — translated: MSSPEGERLTITLPDSVRQRVVEIASEALGRMPAAEIPAPLRPFAKFAPAKRAKAAAIPMAAALEGDGAFRARVAERVREASPDLSDSLFAGVVPAAADPHEVAAVAYVLRPHGWTGIVKDALEAVSQGARVAAGEAAENEVARLGAELAELRETARTSADGLRVAQEEARREGDQLRRKVRQLEADMRRAQAAARSAEAALEAERSAAAAAASASEAELRRLRTRLTAAETALDTARRSARSGRSEGDMRLRLLLDTVTGAVKGLERELALPPTETRPADTVGAASPDSVAPSDMSVQGRAKDDPALLDQYLALPMVHLVVDGYNVTKTGYPTLSLAEQRVRLVGGLAALAARTGAEVTCVFDGAALDGPVRLTQPRGVRVLFSAPGEIADELIRRLVAAEPAGRPVVVVSSDREVAEGVRRSGARPVPASMLLNRMARS
- a CDS encoding rhomboid family intramembrane serine protease — protein: MVIPIHDRNPVSRASVVTYGLIIANVVVFLSGPIAFAGLDPDAARKARENAYLYHYGAIPAQLLNGHGNPVLPVFTAMFVHAGWIHLLGNMLFLYVFGNNVEDVLGRVHFLAFYIVGGAVSTYAFAWANPTATGPLVGASGAIAAVLGAYIYLFPQAKVTLLVPFLFFLPMRVPAWLVLGLWFVMQLPEFQQTIGVAGSTDVAYFAHVSGFVLGLLYVALVIGRGPSGPARLPSADAPPAPPPLTTPDYRSADPEDPYGQYHR
- a CDS encoding Lrp/AsnC family transcriptional regulator, coding for MITAIVLIKTDVDAIPEVAEKISQLPGVSEVYSVTGEYDLIAMVRVREHEQLADVIPGGVNKVAGVSHTVTHVSFRTYSALDLEAAFSLGLD
- a CDS encoding DivIVA domain-containing protein — protein: MPLTPEDVHNKQFTTVRLREGYDEEEVDAFLDEVEAELTRLIRENEELRAKLAAATRAAASAAAAPVPMRREPTPIPAPAPPQPALPAPLPAPLPVPQAPQFQAPGGDSAARVLALAQQTADQAIAEARNEANKIVGEARGRADGLEREARGKADALERDAQEKHRVAMGSLETARAALERKVDDLRAFEREYRQRLKSYLDGQMRQLEASGGDDMASSMGSRSQLSAAGLSAPPPAPSAPPMPMQASLPPGMPSAPAPVGAGMNGGGMGSTGSFQAGNTGSYQSAGNNGSSAAALTQTMAPIRPQMPAPPMGGGQQPPFMGSGNGLGQPPVPSQPSPMRGFLIDEDPDA